A portion of the Microbulbifer agarilyticus genome contains these proteins:
- a CDS encoding D-alanyl-D-alanine carboxypeptidase family protein, whose amino-acid sequence MFKRLFACLLLLVGANVAQANKPLIPAPPQLAASAYILVDAHTGQVLVEHDADKQIPPASLTKMMTSYIVSEELEKGVIKEQDMVNISEKAWRKGGSKMFVKVGDKVPVIDLLRGVIVQSGNDASIALAEYVSGSEEVFAEVMNQQAERMGMQDTNFVNATGWPADGHLTTARDLSTLARALINDHPSHYALYSEKYFRFNGINQPNRNRLLWRDPAVDGIKTGHTEEAGYCLVASAVKRGMRLISVVVGTDSDEKRAAETQKLLAYGFRYFQTHKVYGSDDVLQTERVWGGKADSVGIAVSRDVFVTIPRGGEENIKADLIIDGELKAPLAKGQQVGKVVVNLDGETVADVPAVVAEDVEEAGFFKRVWDSIKRFVMSFFK is encoded by the coding sequence ATGTTCAAACGCTTATTTGCCTGTCTGCTCCTGTTAGTCGGCGCCAACGTCGCCCAGGCCAATAAACCGCTGATTCCCGCGCCGCCGCAACTCGCGGCCTCAGCCTATATCCTGGTCGACGCGCACACCGGCCAGGTGCTGGTGGAGCACGATGCGGACAAGCAGATTCCGCCCGCCAGCTTGACCAAAATGATGACCAGCTACATCGTTTCCGAGGAACTGGAAAAAGGTGTCATTAAAGAGCAAGACATGGTGAACATCTCTGAGAAAGCCTGGCGTAAAGGCGGTTCGAAGATGTTTGTTAAAGTCGGCGACAAGGTGCCGGTGATCGATCTGTTGCGGGGTGTAATTGTCCAGTCCGGTAACGACGCCAGTATCGCGTTGGCCGAGTATGTTTCCGGCAGTGAAGAAGTCTTTGCCGAAGTGATGAACCAGCAGGCCGAGCGTATGGGCATGCAGGACACCAACTTCGTCAATGCCACCGGCTGGCCAGCCGATGGGCACCTCACCACCGCCCGTGACCTGAGCACACTGGCGCGCGCGCTGATTAATGATCACCCAAGCCACTACGCGCTGTACTCTGAAAAGTATTTCCGTTTCAACGGTATTAACCAGCCCAACCGCAACCGCCTGCTGTGGCGCGACCCCGCGGTGGACGGCATCAAGACCGGTCATACTGAAGAAGCTGGCTACTGTCTGGTGGCCTCAGCGGTGAAGCGCGGCATGCGCCTGATCTCTGTGGTGGTTGGCACCGATAGCGATGAGAAGCGTGCGGCGGAGACCCAGAAGCTGCTCGCCTACGGCTTCCGCTACTTCCAGACTCACAAAGTCTACGGCAGTGATGATGTCCTGCAGACCGAACGGGTATGGGGCGGCAAGGCCGACTCCGTGGGTATCGCCGTGTCTCGCGACGTATTCGTTACCATCCCGCGCGGTGGCGAAGAGAACATCAAGGCCGACCTGATTATCGACGGCGAGCTGAAGGCGCCGCTGGCGAAAGGCCAACAGGTGGGTAAAGTGGTCGTGAACCTCGATGGCGAAACAGTCGC